In Terriglobales bacterium, the following are encoded in one genomic region:
- a CDS encoding glycosyltransferase family 39 protein — protein MSEPPQKPTPAGPYLGAVFALTFTLMFALHATLLRLPYFWDEAGYFVPAARDLLLSGDPIPASTVSNAHPPLVTALLALWWKLGAFTPLSTRTAMLLVAALALTGVFRLARQVSNLEVAAATTLLTALYPVFFAQSSLVHLDMAAAAFTLWGLSFYLEGRRWPAVALFSLAALAKETAIVAPFALLLWELAQPMVARRWAALGSGPVRRSASLLLLPALPLALWYAYHAHRTGYIFGNPEFVRYNLSATLDPLRILLAGLRRLWHLTGYMNLWLLTGITAFALRRPALQDGGQPRLRVDLGIQAVFAVVILAYVAMLSVLGGAVLARYLLPVAPLGILLCVSTLRRRLRHWLWVVSLVSAGFVAGWLLNPPYPFAPEDNLAYRDYVTLHKRAADFLSARYPHARVLTAWPASDELTKPYLGYTREPFAVVAVQNFSAAPFSAAARDSSRYDVALLFSTKYQPPQNLFDLVPFWEQVQERYFDYHRDLSAEDAARMLGGRVVWREQRQGEWVAVIEIERALNALNLRQSHRDTEKNKR, from the coding sequence GTGAGCGAGCCCCCCCAGAAACCGACGCCGGCCGGACCCTACCTGGGTGCGGTGTTCGCGCTCACCTTTACCCTGATGTTCGCGCTGCACGCGACGCTCCTGCGCCTGCCCTATTTCTGGGACGAGGCCGGATACTTCGTCCCCGCAGCGCGCGACCTGCTGCTCTCCGGCGACCCCATCCCCGCCTCCACTGTCTCCAACGCCCACCCGCCGCTCGTGACCGCCCTCCTGGCGCTCTGGTGGAAGCTTGGGGCCTTTACTCCCCTCTCCACCCGCACCGCCATGCTGCTGGTGGCGGCGCTGGCTTTGACCGGAGTCTTCCGCCTGGCGCGGCAGGTGTCGAATCTCGAGGTCGCGGCCGCCACCACTTTGTTGACCGCGCTCTACCCTGTCTTTTTCGCCCAGAGCTCCCTGGTGCATCTGGACATGGCCGCCGCAGCTTTCACCCTTTGGGGCCTGAGCTTCTATCTGGAAGGCCGCCGCTGGCCCGCAGTCGCTCTCTTTTCCCTGGCGGCGCTGGCCAAGGAGACCGCCATCGTCGCTCCCTTCGCCCTCCTGCTTTGGGAGCTGGCTCAACCCATGGTTGCTCGCCGGTGGGCTGCACTCGGTTCTGGGCCGGTACGGCGCTCCGCTTCCTTGCTCCTGCTCCCTGCCCTGCCGCTGGCATTGTGGTATGCGTATCACGCCCATCGCACCGGCTACATCTTCGGCAACCCGGAATTCGTCCGCTACAACCTGAGCGCCACGCTCGATCCGCTGCGCATCCTGTTGGCCGGGTTGCGCCGCCTGTGGCACCTCACCGGCTACATGAACCTGTGGCTGCTGACGGGCATCACCGCCTTCGCTCTGCGCCGGCCGGCGCTTCAGGATGGCGGGCAGCCACGGCTGCGCGTTGACCTGGGAATCCAGGCGGTCTTCGCGGTCGTGATTCTGGCTTATGTGGCCATGTTGTCCGTGCTGGGAGGCGCGGTGCTGGCCCGGTATTTGCTGCCCGTGGCCCCGCTCGGGATCCTGCTGTGCGTTTCTACTTTGCGGCGGCGCCTGCGCCACTGGCTTTGGGTGGTGTCGCTGGTGAGCGCGGGGTTCGTCGCCGGGTGGCTGCTGAATCCGCCCTACCCCTTCGCCCCGGAAGACAACCTGGCCTACCGCGATTACGTCACCTTGCACAAGCGCGCTGCGGACTTCCTGTCTGCAAGATATCCGCACGCGCGGGTGCTTACCGCCTGGCCGGCTTCGGACGAGCTGACCAAGCCCTACCTGGGATACACGCGCGAACCGTTTGCGGTCGTCGCCGTTCAAAACTTCTCGGCGGCTCCCTTCTCTGCCGCCGCCCGCGACAGCTCGCGCTACGACGTCGCCCTCCTGTTCTCCACCAAATATCAGCCGCCGCAGAATCTCTTCGATCTCGTTCCCTTCTGGGAGCAAGTGCAGGAGCGCTACTTCGACTACCACCGCGACCTGTCCGCGGAAGACGCGGCCAGGATGCTGGGCGGTCGCGTGGTGTGGCGCGAACAGCGCCAGGGTGAGTGGGTGGCGGTCATCGAGATCGAACGCGCGCTGAACGCGCTCAATCTGCGACAGAGCCACAGGGACACAGAGAAAAACAAACGGTAG
- the clpP gene encoding ATP-dependent Clp endopeptidase proteolytic subunit ClpP yields the protein MLVPMVVEQTSRGERAYDIYSRLLRDNIIFLGTPIDDNVANLITAQLLFLAAEDPEKDIQLYINSPGGSVTAGMAIYDTMQFVKPEVMTICIGQAASMASLLLCAGAPKKRFALPYSRILIHQPSMGGLSGQATDIDIHAREILRMRDITNQLIAKHTGQKLEKVERDVERDFIMNAQQSKEYGIVDDIIHKHK from the coding sequence ATGCTGGTGCCGATGGTGGTGGAACAGACCAGCCGGGGCGAGCGCGCCTACGACATCTATTCCCGGCTGCTGCGCGACAACATCATCTTTCTGGGCACGCCCATTGACGACAATGTGGCCAACCTGATCACCGCGCAACTGCTCTTCCTGGCGGCCGAGGACCCGGAGAAGGATATCCAGTTATACATTAACTCTCCAGGTGGCTCCGTCACCGCGGGCATGGCGATTTATGACACTATGCAGTTTGTGAAGCCCGAGGTGATGACCATCTGCATCGGACAGGCAGCCAGCATGGCGTCGCTTTTGCTGTGCGCGGGCGCGCCCAAGAAGCGCTTCGCCCTACCCTACTCGCGCATCCTCATCCACCAGCCCTCGATGGGCGGGCTCTCGGGCCAGGCCACGGACATCGACATCCACGCCCGCGAGATCCTGCGCATGCGCGACATCACCAACCAGCTCATCGCTAAGCACACCGGGCAGAAGCTGGAGAAAGTGGAGCGCGACGTAGAGCGCGACTTCATCATGAACGCGCAGCAATCGAAGGAATACGGCATCGTGGATGACATCATCCACAAGCACAAATAG
- a CDS encoding DUF3467 domain-containing protein: MSNPAQPNIKISQDASYRENYANSVQIRVNVWDFFLVFGTLQQQSPAEVEVMNFQGIYLSPQQAKALLAILEQNMVNYEKTFGEIKLDPRLATGGAVN, encoded by the coding sequence ATGAGCAACCCGGCGCAGCCCAACATCAAGATCTCCCAGGACGCCAGCTATCGCGAGAACTACGCCAACAGCGTACAGATCCGCGTGAACGTCTGGGATTTTTTTCTGGTCTTCGGCACCCTGCAGCAGCAGAGCCCGGCCGAGGTCGAGGTGATGAACTTCCAGGGCATCTACCTGAGCCCGCAGCAGGCCAAGGCTCTGCTCGCCATCCTGGAGCAGAACATGGTCAACTACGAGAAGACCTTCGGCGAGATCAAGCTGGATCCGCGCCTGGCCACGGGTGGGGCCGTCAACTAG
- the tig gene encoding trigger factor has product MSTTETKDACVREVEVEVPADVVARETDSVVEKYRKAVRLPGFRKGKAPATIIRMRFQGEVKGEVVEALVPRYFQQEMERQKLEPVSQPRISDLKLEPGEPLRFKASFEVLPEIELSGYDKLRAEVEDVKVTEEEVEQAVEHLRQQQATYTAVDDRALADGDFAQVSFRGTPKEGGGQPASVESILVEIGGTNTVAEFSENLRGARAGEERSFDVHYAADFSDARLAGKTTSYTVNIQSVKQRAIPELNDDFAKELGEFQTLDDLRKRLREQMESERKQHAEHVAKEKLVDQLVEAHDFPVPESLVEQQVDVRLERGLRALAMQGMRADDMKKMDLPKLREGQREGARKEMKASLLLEKIAEREKIEVSDEEIVQEIEALAKHTQQTADEVRARLTRDGALDRIRNRIRSDKTLDFLFRRSSSGVPDPEPKPPAKRAGKGR; this is encoded by the coding sequence TTGAGTACTACCGAAACGAAGGACGCCTGCGTGCGCGAAGTCGAGGTCGAGGTTCCCGCGGACGTGGTGGCGCGCGAGACCGACTCCGTCGTCGAAAAGTACCGCAAGGCGGTGCGGCTGCCGGGCTTCCGCAAGGGCAAAGCGCCCGCCACCATCATCCGCATGCGCTTCCAGGGCGAGGTCAAGGGCGAAGTGGTCGAGGCGCTGGTGCCGCGCTACTTCCAGCAGGAGATGGAGCGGCAGAAGCTGGAGCCGGTATCGCAGCCGCGCATCAGCGACCTGAAATTGGAACCGGGCGAGCCTCTGCGCTTCAAGGCGTCGTTCGAAGTGCTGCCGGAGATCGAGCTTTCGGGATACGACAAGCTGCGCGCCGAGGTGGAGGACGTTAAGGTCACCGAAGAGGAAGTGGAGCAGGCGGTCGAGCACCTGCGCCAGCAGCAGGCCACCTACACCGCGGTGGACGACCGGGCGCTGGCCGACGGCGACTTCGCCCAGGTCAGCTTCCGCGGGACGCCCAAGGAAGGCGGCGGGCAGCCGGCGAGCGTCGAGAGCATCCTGGTGGAGATCGGCGGCACCAACACCGTGGCAGAGTTCTCCGAGAACCTGCGCGGCGCGCGCGCGGGCGAGGAGCGCAGCTTCGACGTTCACTATGCCGCGGATTTTTCCGACGCGCGCCTGGCGGGAAAGACTACCTCCTACACCGTGAACATCCAGAGCGTGAAACAGCGCGCCATCCCCGAGCTCAACGACGACTTCGCCAAGGAGCTGGGCGAGTTTCAGACGCTGGACGACCTGCGCAAGCGCCTGCGCGAGCAGATGGAGTCGGAGCGGAAGCAGCACGCCGAACACGTAGCCAAGGAAAAGCTGGTGGATCAACTGGTGGAGGCGCACGACTTCCCGGTCCCGGAGTCGCTGGTGGAGCAGCAGGTCGACGTGCGGCTGGAGCGCGGCTTGCGGGCGCTGGCCATGCAGGGCATGCGCGCCGACGACATGAAGAAGATGGACCTGCCCAAGCTGCGCGAAGGCCAGCGCGAGGGCGCGCGCAAGGAAATGAAGGCGTCGCTGCTGCTGGAAAAGATCGCGGAGCGGGAGAAGATCGAAGTCAGCGACGAGGAAATCGTCCAGGAGATCGAGGCGCTGGCCAAACACACGCAACAGACGGCGGACGAAGTGCGCGCTCGTTTGACGCGCGATGGAGCGCTGGATAGAATCCGCAACAGAATCCGAAGCGACAAGACTCTCGACTTCTTATTTCGCCGGTCCTCCTCCGGCGTGCCTGATCCCGAACCCAAACCTCCCGCCAAGCGCGCGGGCAAAGGCAGGTGA
- a CDS encoding uracil-DNA glycosylase, with translation MPTWLDQLNHEVIACTRCPRLVSHCRRVAQEKRRAYRDWQYWGRPVPGFGDPKARVLILGLAPGAHGSNRTGRMFTGDGSGNFLYPVLHQAGFASRPDATDRNDGLRLRDAYITAAARCAPPGNKPQPEELARCAPFLEREVAGLKNVRVVVALGKVAFDSYLNLLKRRGVIANRSGLRFAHGARYRLPDGKTLVASYHPSRQNTNTGKLTRKMFVKIFRDAARFAAK, from the coding sequence ATGCCGACCTGGCTCGACCAACTGAACCACGAAGTCATCGCCTGCACCCGCTGCCCGCGGCTGGTTTCGCACTGCAGAAGAGTCGCGCAGGAAAAGCGCCGCGCCTACCGCGACTGGCAGTACTGGGGCAGACCGGTTCCCGGCTTCGGCGACCCCAAGGCTCGCGTCCTGATCCTGGGCCTCGCGCCGGGCGCGCACGGCTCCAACCGCACCGGACGGATGTTTACCGGCGACGGCTCCGGGAATTTTCTGTATCCCGTACTGCACCAGGCCGGCTTCGCCTCCCGGCCGGACGCCACAGATCGCAACGACGGCCTGCGGCTCCGCGACGCCTACATCACCGCCGCAGCGCGCTGCGCGCCGCCGGGAAACAAGCCTCAGCCCGAGGAGCTGGCCCGCTGCGCGCCGTTTCTTGAGCGCGAGGTCGCTGGCCTGAAGAATGTCCGGGTGGTGGTGGCGCTGGGAAAAGTGGCCTTCGACTCCTACCTCAATCTGCTGAAGCGCCGCGGAGTGATTGCCAATCGAAGCGGCTTGCGCTTCGCCCACGGCGCCCGCTACCGCTTGCCCGACGGCAAGACGCTCGTCGCCTCCTACCATCCTTCCCGGCAAAACACGAATACGGGAAAGCTCACGCGGAAGATGTTCGTCAAAATCTTCCGCGACGCCGCGCGCTTCGCAGCGAAATAG
- a CDS encoding antibiotic biosynthesis monooxygenase: protein MIDIVWEFRVKPGKTAEFERHYSSSGTWATFFKKGDGYHGTVLVRDTEKPSRYLTFDLWDDLAAFHEFKSRFSEEYFLIDRQCEALTEKETCLRIFEVI, encoded by the coding sequence GTGATCGACATCGTCTGGGAGTTCCGCGTGAAGCCGGGGAAGACGGCGGAGTTCGAGCGCCACTATTCCAGCTCCGGCACCTGGGCGACCTTCTTCAAGAAAGGTGACGGCTACCACGGCACCGTCCTGGTCCGCGACACGGAGAAGCCCAGCCGCTACCTTACATTCGATCTTTGGGACGACCTCGCCGCGTTCCACGAGTTCAAGTCCCGGTTCTCCGAGGAATACTTCCTCATCGACCGCCAGTGCGAGGCGCTGACGGAGAAGGAAACTTGCCTCAGGATCTTCGAGGTGATCTGA
- a CDS encoding iron-sulfur cluster assembly accessory protein: MATTQQVQTPPKTAPLNMTPFAITKVKEIMTQQNPAPAALRLGVVGGGCSGFSYSMSFENGAGAMDKSFEFDGLKVFVDATSLMYLSGCVVDYVETLEGAGFKFENPNVKSTCGCGSSFSV, translated from the coding sequence ATGGCCACAACCCAGCAGGTGCAGACTCCGCCGAAGACGGCACCCCTCAACATGACTCCCTTCGCCATCACCAAGGTCAAAGAGATCATGACGCAGCAGAACCCTGCACCCGCCGCCCTCCGCCTGGGCGTCGTCGGAGGCGGATGCTCTGGCTTCTCCTACTCCATGTCCTTCGAGAACGGGGCGGGCGCCATGGACAAGTCTTTTGAGTTCGACGGCCTGAAGGTCTTCGTGGATGCCACCTCGCTCATGTACCTGAGCGGCTGCGTGGTGGATTACGTCGAGACCCTGGAAGGCGCGGGCTTCAAGTTCGAGAACCCCAACGTCAAGTCCACCTGCGGCTGCGGGTCGTCGTTCAGCGTGTAA